GGGTTCTTTGCCCCTATAGTTGTTCAGTTAATGTTTTTGGTAGGGACACAGGACAATGTCTTGTCCCTACCGGCTGAAAATCCAAATTCTTTCTCACACCCGCACCACCACCAGGGTCAAATCATCATGCGGCTCGGTGGGGCCAACAAAGGCGGTTACCTGGCGTTTCAAATGGCCCAGCATTGTTTCGGCGCTGAGGGCGGGGCCGGCGGCGACGGCCTGCTCTAACCGCTCAAAGCCAAAAATTTCGCCGGTCTGGTTCATGGCCTCAATAACGCCGTCGCTGGTCAAAATAACCAGATCGCCCGGGGCCAGGGGCAGCGTAACTTCCTGGTAGCCGCTTTCCGCCCCTAAACCCACGCCCAACGGCAGCCCGCCGACCTCAACCCATTCCACCGCGCCGTTGCCCCGGCGAATGATCGGCAGAACGCCGCCGGCGTTAGCCGCATGCAAAATTCGCCCCGGTTGGCCGTTACCGGCGGGTTTAAATTCCACGTAACACAACGCGCAATTTTGGCGCGTGGTTTGGGTGTAGTGGGCCAGCACCCGGTCGAGATGGGCCAGCAATTCGCCCGGGGAAAAGGATTGGTTAATCACGGTTTGCACCGAAGCCAGGCTGACGGCCATCAGCAACGCCGCGGGCATGCCCTTCCCCGAGATGTCGCCAACTACCAGGGCAAAACCGCCGGCCGTTTTACCGCCAGCCAACGGTTTGTCGTCAAGGGCGTGATAAGCGTAAAAATCGCCCCCCACTTCCTGGGCCGGTTTGCTGTAACAGACCACGTCCGGGCCGCCCCACACCGGCTGAGGGGGCGGCAGCAGGCTCACTTGAATATTGCGGGCCATGTCCAGTTCGCGCTGAATGGCCGAGAGCTGCAAGCGCTCTTTTTCAGCCTGTTTTTGGGCGGTTATATCCCGGATGATGCCCTGGTAACCCAAAATGGTCCCATCCTCGGCCTGGCGCAGGGTGGCGGTAACCAGACCATCTATTTCGGCGTTATCCTTACGGCGGAGTTTTACTTCAAAATCCTTCACCGAACCATGAAGCTCCATCTCCTGTTGAAATCTGAGCCGGTCGTCGGGATTGGCGTAAACGTGAAATACGTTGCCGCGCTGGGTTTCTGCCTCAGTGTAGCCAAACAAACTCAAACCGGCCGGGTTCACGTCAATAATGTGGCCGGTGGGGTCGGTCAGGTAAATGGCGTCTTTGGAATCTTCAAAAAGAGCGCGGTATTTCTTTTCACTCTGCCGCAAATTGGTAATGTAAGTATTAAGGTTGGCGGTCAAGCTGTTGAAGGTTTCGGCCAGGGTCACCAACTCCTGGGGGCCGGCGGGCCGGGCCTGGGCGTCAAGATTACCCTCATTGATTTCTCTGGCCGTAGCCGTTAAATCCTCCACCGGCCGGGTGATGATTTTGGCCATGGTATTGGCCACAATGATGATGCCGGCCAGGGCCAGCAGGGCCACCAAAGTGGCTATTTCGGTGGAGCGGTTGACTTCGGCCAGGGCGTGGGCCTGGCTATCGCTAACCAGCACAGTCCAGCCCAAACTGCGAATCCGGTCCAGATTGCTTTGGCTGGTGCTGTTCAGGCGGGAATAGGCCAAAACGGTTTGGCCCGGTTTCTCTAACAACCAACCGGAGGGCGGCCCGGCCCGGTCGGCCTGCGCCGATAAAATATCCTTGAACAACGGCGGGGCGGGTTGGCCAATTTCGGTTTTGGTGGGACCGGCCAAAACAACGCCGTCCGCAGCCAGCAGCCTGACCTTGTGGGAAGCGTTTTCATTGGCCAGGGCAATAATCTGCTGAATGGATTGCAAATCATACGTTGAGGCCAGGGCCTCAATTGGTTGGTACGTTTTGGGGCTAACAATGCGCACGGCCATAAAGATGGAAACTTTTTGCGTGGCCGGATCATGGGTCAAGCGGCCCAGGTAAACCCCGTCCTGGGTCAGGTCCCACACCGTCTGCCACCAATCGTCGTCGCCATAAAAAAGTTTTTCCGGCTTCTCCCCGTGCGCGGCCACCAGGCCGCCCACCTGATCGGTAACAAACAAATTTTTGTGCGAATTATGGCTGCCCCGAAACGCGGTGAGGGCCATAACGGCCGGGCCGGTGCGGTATTGCAGCACAAACTCGTCATTTTCCGCGGCGTGTCGCCAGCGATTTTCCTGGGTCCAAAGATACGAACGAATTAACGTTTTGTCATTGCCGGGATAACCGGCCCACACCTCCTCAACCCGGTTCAGGATGTCGGGGGATTGGCCCAGGTTGGCCAGGTCAATGATCTGCCGTTCCAAAATATTGCCTACCCGTTCCGCTTCAACCTCGGCCGTGGTTTGAAAGGTTTGGCCCACTTTTTTGATTTGGATATCGTGAATCTGGACGATCAACACCCCGGTGATAACCAAAATGGACAGGGCCAAAATAGCCGTAACCAATAGCGACAACTGGGTGGTCAAATTGGGCCGAACATAACAACACGCCTGGGGCCGCAACCGGACAAACCACAATAAAAAGATCAAACCGGCCAGATAAAGCACGCCGCCTGTCACGATCACCAGATAATGGGTTTGGGGCAGGGTGGTGAGAATCAGCAAACGGTTGGGCAGGGCCAGGAGATCAAGCCCAATCATCAGAGAAGCCGCGAGCAAGGCCAGAATAACAAACCTGGGCATTTGCTGCAACTTGCCCGCTATGCCCGTTTTCAGGGGAACGGTAGCCATAATGATCAAGCCGATCAACCAAAAATCGGCCACAAAGAGAGGCGCCAGCATCACGCCCATAATCTGCACGGCCATCACCAGCCCTAAACCGGTTTGCAAGCGTTTTTGAGTAAAAACCACCCAGGCGGCCACGCCATACGCCAACACCACCGTGCCCGTTATCCCGGCCAGGGCCAGGGCCGGCCATTGGCCGGTTTGGTTATAAGTCAACCCTAAAAAAATGGTAATGACGCATAGCAGCAAACCGGAGAAGAGGTTGGTAGACCAAAATAATTTCTGTTGGGTAAGTTTCATTTTACACCGGTCACTGTTGGATCAGCCCTGATGGCCGTCATAGCGGCCTCCACTTTTTCCGCGCATCCTGCGGCAATGATCTTTTCCTGCCAGGCGTGATAAGGCGTTAAGCCCACGCCCCCGGTAGCCAGCGTTTTTGACTGAATCCCGGCCGCCAGTTCTCCTTTGGCAAATTGGATAACCACGTCGGCCACGGCCACATCAACAAATTTGGCCGTACTGGTGAGTAAAACGCTTCGCACTTCAGGGTAGGTGAAGTATTGGTCCACATCAACCCCAATGGCCATAATGCCGGCTTCATAAGCAGCCAACAACCCCCCGTTGCCGGTATTGCCGCCAAAACCGGCGATAACATCCGCCCCTTGATTAATAAAATCCTGGCCCACCAGCTTGCCGGTGGGTAGGTCGTCAAAGTTGGGCACATATTGATTTAACACCACTATCTCCCGGTTAACCGATTTGGCCCCCTGCCGGTAGCCGGTAACCAGGCGCGCCACCGGCGGAATTTCCATGCCGGACACGCTGGCAATCACCCCCGTTTGACTCATACAGGCCGCCAAAACCCCGGCCAAATAGCCCATCTGGTCTTCGGCAAAAACCAGGCTGGTTACATTGGTCAGCCCGCCCTCGGCCGAATAACAATCTTCAACCGTTTCCGGGCAGCCCTGCCCCGGGAAATAAGGCACGTCCACAATCACAAAATGAACGTGGGGGTGATCGCGCGCCGCTTTGGCCGTGACTTCGGTAAAAAGGTAGCCGGGCGTAATCACCAAGTCCGCCTTACCGGCCATGTTCATCACGTTACGTTCGTAATCGTCAATTGAGTCGGTGACCACATACTCAAAGGCCAGGCCGGCCTGTTCCGCCGCCTGCCTGGCTCCTTTCAGGGTATATTCGTTGAACGATTTATCATTTTCCCCCCCCACGCCCAGCACCACGCCAACCTGCAAAGCCGATTTCGGGGCGACGGCAGGCGCGCTTCCCCCACAAGCAGGCAACAGGCCCCAAACCATTAACAGCAAGGCTAAGGGAATTACAAAATGTCGGTTCATCGCTACGGCTCCTCGCTAATACTACGAAACAAAACCCGATAAGTTGTTTTGCACAACCGGCCTCATTGTACCATAAAATAGCGCAACCGAGTATTGGACAAAGTTCTTAATTTTGCCGCCCCACCCGCCTTTCCGGCTAACCCATTTTAGAACACTTTGACTTAACCGCCGCTTCGGGTATAATGCTATACAGTCAAAAAAATGTGGCCCAATTATCAGCGTTGATGATAGCCCTAAACGATGATCCTCACCTGGTGGGCCGGTGGGGTTTTTTTATTGCCCGCCCTATTTTAATTTCCTAAAAACCCGGCTAAAATATTTATAATGGTTTTTATAAAAATTAGCAGTAAAGGAGACACCATGAGCCTTGAGCAGGATTTACAATTAGAACAAGTCCAACACCTTGACCTAAAAAACTTTACTACGGTTGAGATTGGCACGTCGGTTAAAAAAACCGTTGAAAAAATGCGGGTCGAAAACCGACACTGCGCCATTATTGTTGACGAAGGAGAGCTGGTTGGCATTTTTACCGACCGGGATATTTTACGCAAAGTGGTTGACGCCCGTGAAACCTGGGACTTGCCCATTGACGACCTGATGACATCCACTCCGCTGACCGTCCAAGCCAAAGATCGGGCCGATATGGCCCTGGCGTTAATGGACTTTAAACATTTTCGCAACGTGCCCGTTTTGGACGATGAGGGCAAAGTGATTGGCAATTTAACCCACCAGGCCATCATCAAATATTTGAGCGACCGTTTTCCAGAGTCGGTTTATAATCTGCCGCCCAACCCGGAACAAGCGACCCGGCAACGGATTGGCGCTTAAGGGAGTAAAGAGAGGCAAGAAAAAATGGCAGACTTTAAACACATGGAATTTGAAGACGTAGAATCAATTACCATCCGCTTTGCCGGCGACTCCGGCGATGGCATGCAACTGACCGGCACCCAATTTACCGATACCAACGCCGTGTTTGGCAACGACATCAGCACCATGCCCGACTTCCCTGCCGAAATCCGCGCCCCGGCCGGCACGCTGGCCGGAGTCAGCGGCTTTCAGGTGAATTTTTCCAGTGAAGAGATCCTCACCCCCGGCGACGCGCCCCGCGTGCTGGTGGCCATGAATCCCGCCGCCCTTAAAGCCAACCTGCCCGATCTGGACCCCGGCGGCAAAATTATCATCAACACCGACGCCTTTACCGAAGCCAATCTCAAAAAAGCCAACTACCAGCGCAATCCCCTGGAAGACCGCAGCCTGAAAGGTTACGAGGTGCATAAACTGCCCATTACCACCCTCAACCGCCACGCCCTGGAAGGCATTGAGGGCCTGAGCGCCAAAGACATTGACCGCTGCAAGAATTTTTTTGCCCTGGGCCTGACCTTTTGGATTTATGATCGCTCGTTAGACACCTCAATGAACTATATTGCCAAAAAATTTGCCAAAAATCCGGCCCTGGTAAAAGCCAACCAAACCGCGCTCAGGGCCGGCTATAGCGTGGGCCACAACACCGAAGCCTTCCAGACCCGTTACCGCATCAGCCGGGCCCATCTGTCCCCGGGTGTTTACCGCAAAATAACGGGGAATGAAGCCATGGCCATGGGCCTGGTGACAGCCGCCATAAAAGCAAACAAACCCTTGTTTTACGGCTCATACCCCATCACCCCCGCCAGCGACATTCTGCACACCCTGGCCGGCCTGAAACATTTCGACGTCCGCACTTTTCAGGCCGAAGACGAAATTGCAGCCATAGGCTCCGTGATTGGGGCGGCTTTTGGCGGCGCGTTCGCCGCCACCGGTACCAGCGGCCCCGGAGTGGCCCTAAAAAGCGAGGCCATTAACCTGGCCCTGATGCTGGAACTGCCCCTGGTGATTATTAACGTGCAGCGCGGCGGCCCCAGCACCGGCTTGCCCACCAAAACCGAACAGTCCGACTTGCTGCAAGCCATGTATGGCCGCAACGGCGAAAGCCCCATTCCCATCCTGGCCCCCTGTTCGCCGGCCAACTGCTTTGAAACAGCCATTGAAGCCTTCCGGTTGGCCGTGCGGATCAGCAGCCCGGTATTTATTTTAAGCGACGGCTACCTGGGCAACAGCGCCGAACCCTGGCTCATCCCCAACCCGGACGAGATCGAGCCGATTAAGGTCAAACATCCTACCGCTTCCAGCAACGGCAGCAATGGCTTTAAACCCTACAAACGAGACCCCCAAACCCTGGGCCGGCCCTGGGCCATTCCCGGCACGCCGGGCCTGGAACATCGCCTGGGCGGCCTGGCCAAACAGCCGGAAACAGGCAGTGTTTCTTACGTGCCCAGCGAAAATGAACAAATGGTAGAAGAACGCGCCGCCAAAGTGGCCCGCCTGGTCAACTTTATCCCGGAACAGCCGGTTTTGGGGGCCCAGAGCGGCGACCTGCTGGTGGTGAGCTGGGGCAGCACCTTTGGCGCGGTTCGGTCCGCGGTTTTGCGCCTGCAAAAACGGGGCCAGCCGGTTTCACACGCCCATATTCGCCACATCAATCCCTTCCCCCGCAACCTGGGCGACATTCTTACCCGCTTTGAGCGCATCCTGGTTCCAGAAATGAACATGGGCCAGTTGATCATTCTGCTCAGGGGCAAATACGGCACGCACAATTTTATCCCCTTCTCCAAAGTGCAAGGCCGGCCTTTTGCCATTAAAGAAATCCTGTTAAAAATTGAATCAATGTTGGCCTGACGGAGAGTACGATGAGCGAAACCATTGAATTAACCCGCAAAGATTTTGTTTCCGATCAAACCGTGCGCTGGTGCCCCGGCTGCGGCGATTATGCCATTCTGGCCCAGATGCAAAAAGTGCTGCCCGAACTGGGCATCCCCCGGGAAAAATTTGTCTTCATCTCCGGCATTGGCTGCTCCAGCCGTTTTCCCTATTACATGAATACCTACGGCATCCACAGCATTCACGGGCGCGCGCCCACCCTGGCCACCGGCCTCAAAATTGCCAACCCCAACCTGAGCGTGTGGGTGATTACGGGCGATGGGGACGGCCTCTCCATTGGCGGCAATCATCTGTTGCACGTTGTGCGCCGCAATGTTGACCTTAACATCATCCTGTTCAACAACCGCATCTATGGCCTCACCAAAGGGCAGTATTCACCCACGTCGCTGCGCGGCACCAAAACCAAATCCTCGCCCTTGGGCACGGTTGAACACTCTTTTAACCCTACCTCGGTGGTTATTGGCGCAGAAGCTACCTTTGTGGCCCGCACCGTTGACTCGCACGTTCAGCACATGGCCGAAATCTTCAAACGCGCCGCCGAGCATAAAGGCACCTCCTTTGTTGAAGTCTACCAAAACTGCGTCATCTTCAATGATGGCACGTGGTCTTATGCCACCGACCGCAACACCAAAGACGAAAATATTCTGATGCTGGAAGACGGCAAACCGATGATTTTTGGCAAAGATAAAGATAAGGGCATCCGCTTGAGTGGTTATTTGGAACCTGAAATTGTTTCCCTGGCCAACGTAGCCGAAGCCGACCTGCTCTACCATAATGAACGCGCCCCTTCCAGCCTGGCCTATATGTTGAGCCGGATGCGGCAGCCGGACTTTCCCGAGCCCATTGGCGTTTTTCGGGCAGTAGAAGAGCCGATCTATGAGGTGGGCGTGATGCGACAGATTGATGAAGCCATCAAACGCAGAGGCAAAGGCGATTTGCGTAAACTTTACCACGCCGCCGATACCTGGGAAGTTTTTCCCGATGCCGAACGCGGCAACGGCCACCAGGCTGGCGAAGACAGCCCCCCCCCCGGCGAGTTCGACGAGGCATACCCCGGCGTCGTTTTCCACGAGGAAGGGGGCCTTACCCCCGCCAAGCCCTCGCTCTTAACCGATACGTTGGCCGATCTCGACCCGCCCCCACCGCTCACCGCCCCCGTCACTATCTCGTTGGCCGAAGCTGTGGCCCGGCTGAAAAAATCAAACGTGGGCTTTATGGCCCTGCTGGACAACAACGACAAACTGGTGGGCGTTTTCACCGATGGCGACGTTTTGGCCAAAGTAGCCTGTCAAGTGGAACACCTGGCTGAAGAAAAAGTTAAAGATTATATGACCGCTTCCGTAACCACCCTCACCGGCCAGGCCACCATTGCCCAGGCCCTCCACCTGATGGCCCTGCACAACTTCCGCCATATTCCCATTGTAGATAGCGCGGGCAGGGTGGAAAGCGTGATCTCCTTCCGTTCGGTGGTGCGCTACCTGGGCCAGAATTTTTCGGCGGGCAACGGCCGGTAGTTTTTATTGGCAAACAAAACGGCCTCCTCAAAGGCGGAGGCCGTTTTTTATGGTTCAACAATGACT
The sequence above is drawn from the Anaerolineae bacterium genome and encodes:
- a CDS encoding SpoIIE family protein phosphatase; this encodes MKLTQQKLFWSTNLFSGLLLCVITIFLGLTYNQTGQWPALALAGITGTVVLAYGVAAWVVFTQKRLQTGLGLVMAVQIMGVMLAPLFVADFWLIGLIIMATVPLKTGIAGKLQQMPRFVILALLAASLMIGLDLLALPNRLLILTTLPQTHYLVIVTGGVLYLAGLIFLLWFVRLRPQACCYVRPNLTTQLSLLVTAILALSILVITGVLIVQIHDIQIKKVGQTFQTTAEVEAERVGNILERQIIDLANLGQSPDILNRVEEVWAGYPGNDKTLIRSYLWTQENRWRHAAENDEFVLQYRTGPAVMALTAFRGSHNSHKNLFVTDQVGGLVAAHGEKPEKLFYGDDDWWQTVWDLTQDGVYLGRLTHDPATQKVSIFMAVRIVSPKTYQPIEALASTYDLQSIQQIIALANENASHKVRLLAADGVVLAGPTKTEIGQPAPPLFKDILSAQADRAGPPSGWLLEKPGQTVLAYSRLNSTSQSNLDRIRSLGWTVLVSDSQAHALAEVNRSTEIATLVALLALAGIIIVANTMAKIITRPVEDLTATAREINEGNLDAQARPAGPQELVTLAETFNSLTANLNTYITNLRQSEKKYRALFEDSKDAIYLTDPTGHIIDVNPAGLSLFGYTEAETQRGNVFHVYANPDDRLRFQQEMELHGSVKDFEVKLRRKDNAEIDGLVTATLRQAEDGTILGYQGIIRDITAQKQAEKERLQLSAIQRELDMARNIQVSLLPPPQPVWGGPDVVCYSKPAQEVGGDFYAYHALDDKPLAGGKTAGGFALVVGDISGKGMPAALLMAVSLASVQTVINQSFSPGELLAHLDRVLAHYTQTTRQNCALCYVEFKPAGNGQPGRILHAANAGGVLPIIRRGNGAVEWVEVGGLPLGVGLGAESGYQEVTLPLAPGDLVILTSDGVIEAMNQTGEIFGFERLEQAVAAGPALSAETMLGHLKRQVTAFVGPTEPHDDLTLVVVRV
- a CDS encoding BMP family ABC transporter substrate-binding protein encodes the protein MNRHFVIPLALLLMVWGLLPACGGSAPAVAPKSALQVGVVLGVGGENDKSFNEYTLKGARQAAEQAGLAFEYVVTDSIDDYERNVMNMAGKADLVITPGYLFTEVTAKAARDHPHVHFVIVDVPYFPGQGCPETVEDCYSAEGGLTNVTSLVFAEDQMGYLAGVLAACMSQTGVIASVSGMEIPPVARLVTGYRQGAKSVNREIVVLNQYVPNFDDLPTGKLVGQDFINQGADVIAGFGGNTGNGGLLAAYEAGIMAIGVDVDQYFTYPEVRSVLLTSTAKFVDVAVADVVIQFAKGELAAGIQSKTLATGGVGLTPYHAWQEKIIAAGCAEKVEAAMTAIRADPTVTGVK
- a CDS encoding CBS domain-containing protein — translated: MSLEQDLQLEQVQHLDLKNFTTVEIGTSVKKTVEKMRVENRHCAIIVDEGELVGIFTDRDILRKVVDARETWDLPIDDLMTSTPLTVQAKDRADMALALMDFKHFRNVPVLDDEGKVIGNLTHQAIIKYLSDRFPESVYNLPPNPEQATRQRIGA
- a CDS encoding 2-oxoacid:acceptor oxidoreductase subunit alpha, coding for MADFKHMEFEDVESITIRFAGDSGDGMQLTGTQFTDTNAVFGNDISTMPDFPAEIRAPAGTLAGVSGFQVNFSSEEILTPGDAPRVLVAMNPAALKANLPDLDPGGKIIINTDAFTEANLKKANYQRNPLEDRSLKGYEVHKLPITTLNRHALEGIEGLSAKDIDRCKNFFALGLTFWIYDRSLDTSMNYIAKKFAKNPALVKANQTALRAGYSVGHNTEAFQTRYRISRAHLSPGVYRKITGNEAMAMGLVTAAIKANKPLFYGSYPITPASDILHTLAGLKHFDVRTFQAEDEIAAIGSVIGAAFGGAFAATGTSGPGVALKSEAINLALMLELPLVIINVQRGGPSTGLPTKTEQSDLLQAMYGRNGESPIPILAPCSPANCFETAIEAFRLAVRISSPVFILSDGYLGNSAEPWLIPNPDEIEPIKVKHPTASSNGSNGFKPYKRDPQTLGRPWAIPGTPGLEHRLGGLAKQPETGSVSYVPSENEQMVEERAAKVARLVNFIPEQPVLGAQSGDLLVVSWGSTFGAVRSAVLRLQKRGQPVSHAHIRHINPFPRNLGDILTRFERILVPEMNMGQLIILLRGKYGTHNFIPFSKVQGRPFAIKEILLKIESMLA
- a CDS encoding CBS domain-containing protein, yielding MSETIELTRKDFVSDQTVRWCPGCGDYAILAQMQKVLPELGIPREKFVFISGIGCSSRFPYYMNTYGIHSIHGRAPTLATGLKIANPNLSVWVITGDGDGLSIGGNHLLHVVRRNVDLNIILFNNRIYGLTKGQYSPTSLRGTKTKSSPLGTVEHSFNPTSVVIGAEATFVARTVDSHVQHMAEIFKRAAEHKGTSFVEVYQNCVIFNDGTWSYATDRNTKDENILMLEDGKPMIFGKDKDKGIRLSGYLEPEIVSLANVAEADLLYHNERAPSSLAYMLSRMRQPDFPEPIGVFRAVEEPIYEVGVMRQIDEAIKRRGKGDLRKLYHAADTWEVFPDAERGNGHQAGEDSPPPGEFDEAYPGVVFHEEGGLTPAKPSLLTDTLADLDPPPPLTAPVTISLAEAVARLKKSNVGFMALLDNNDKLVGVFTDGDVLAKVACQVEHLAEEKVKDYMTASVTTLTGQATIAQALHLMALHNFRHIPIVDSAGRVESVISFRSVVRYLGQNFSAGNGR